Part of the Desulfobulbaceae bacterium genome is shown below.
CGGGAAAGACATGATGATTTCGGCTAACAAAGCAGGCGTTTTCCCTGATAATCTCCAGTACTTGGTTAAAGATCGGACGGTCTATCTGTTTCCCATCGCAATCGATAACAAGGGGATTGGCTTAATCTACCTCGATCGCAAGATGGGGCGACCTTTGCTTGATAAAGATATGATCAAATCAGTTCGGCTGTTCCGTGACTTTGCTGTCATGGCTATCCGCAAGATTCGAAAAAGCTGAACACCCCCAATTTCGTTGTATTATCCATAAACCGCCTGCCATATTTCAGTCCAATCAGCTTAAGGCATGAGTCACATATCTTTTTCGATACGAATGATGTCGGCTAGTAAAGTCTTGGCTTTGGTCATAATCGGCGCGTCGACTGTCATATCGCCAAGGGTTGCGGCTAAGTGGTATTTGGCGTTTTTAGAGTCTCCCTCCAGCCAGAAGTAGCGGCCAAGATAGTAATGGCCTACACCTTTTCGTCCCATCCTCGTCTCCAGGTTGCCAACGGTCCGTTGGAGCATGGCGTGATCGGTAAGTTCCGGCAGGAGATCCCGATACAGCGTTAACGCTTTTTTTTGCTCTCCGGTCTGTTCCAGGGCCTGGGCCAGAGTGTACTTGGTGTAAGATGAGCGAGGGTCGGCGGCCTGGCTGGCGTTAAGAAGTGGCAATGCTTCGGGTGTCCGTCCACTTTGCATGTACAGGGCAGCTAAATCAGTTTTAAGTATGGGGCGATCCGGATAGGAGGCGATGACCGATTTGAGCAAGGTCTCGGCTGTGGTATAATCAGCCCCGGCTTGAGCGATCAGGGCCAGACCATATTGGGCCATGACGCTTTGAAGATCTTTACCTTCATTGGCTTTTCGGGTGTACAGGGCTCGAAGGTTTGCTGGGTCCTTGGTGGAGACCATGAGCCGCTGTTTTACTCGGAGGAAGGAAAAATCATCGGCAGGCGTGTATGTCGATCCTTGGCCTGAGGCCATGATCAGGTCCTGTACATAGCCTAAACGTTGTTTCGGTTCTGGATGGGTTAAAAGATAAGGGGGAATATTGGCCATCCGGTAGACGCTGATTCGATGCATCTTCCCCAGCATGGTTTCCATATGGGCCGGATCAACCTTCATGGACTGCATCCATTTATACGAGAGCCGATCTGCCTCCTCCTCATCTTCGCGGCTGAACTTAAGGTTCATGGCGGCATTGGCGGCCATGGAGCCTGTAATCAGCGCTTGTGACAGCGCTCCCCCTCCCATAGCGATACCGGCGATCAGAAGAGCGGCAGTGCCGAGGCTGGTTTTGGCGCTCTTGTTGATTCGGTCCGAGATGTGGCGACTGGTAACGTGACCACATTCGTGGGCCATGACACTGAC
Proteins encoded:
- a CDS encoding M48 family metalloprotease, giving the protein MPILKKQISIIVLITFLSGLLPGPLPPRASYAFSVGEEKEVGEKLLTMVRKSFEVIDDPDITQYINGIGQQILGVAGPQYFDYHFFVISDKEFNAFAAPSGLIFIHSGLIEAMNSEGELVSVMAHECGHVTSRHISDRINKSAKTSLGTAALLIAGIAMGGGALSQALITGSMAANAAMNLKFSREDEEEADRLSYKWMQSMKVDPAHMETMLGKMHRISVYRMANIPPYLLTHPEPKQRLGYVQDLIMASGQGSTYTPADDFSFLRVKQRLMVSTKDPANLRALYTRKANEGKDLQSVMAQYGLALIAQAGADYTTAETLLKSVIASYPDRPILKTDLAALYMQSGRTPEALPLLNASQAADPRSSYTKYTLAQALEQTGEQKKALTLYRDLLPELTDHAMLQRTVGNLETRMGRKGVGHYYLGRYFWLEGDSKNAKYHLAATLGDMTVDAPIMTKAKTLLADIIRIEKDM